GGCCACCCTTGAGGTCGCCCGCGGCGATGACGTCGTCGATGCGCAGGATCATGACGGCCGCCTCGGTGGCGGACTCGATGGCCTGGGTCTTGACGCGCAGCGGTTCGACGACGCCGTCTTCCTCCATGTCGACGACTTCGCCGGTGTAGGCGTCGAGGCCGGAGGTGACGGCACCGCCGTCGTGCTTGCTGCGCAGGTCGACCAGCGAGTCGATGGGATCGTGACCCGCGTTCTCGGCGAGGGTACGCGGGATGACGTCGATGGCGTCGGCGAAGGCCTCGACGGCGAGCTGCTCGCGCCCACCGACGGAGTCGGCGTAGTCACGCAGGCCCAGCGCGAGCTGGGTCTCGGGGGCACCGCCGCCGGGCAGGACCTTGCCGTCCTCCAGCGTGGCGGCGACGACGCCGAGCGAGTCCTCGATGGCGCGCTCGACCTCGTCGACGACGTGTTCGGTGCCGCCACGGAGGATCATCGTGACGGCCTTGGCGTCCTCGACGTCCTCGACGAAGATGCGCTCGTCGCCCGCGATGTCCTTCTGGGCGACGGAGCCGGCGAAGCCGAGGTCGTCGGCCTCGACGTCCTTGATGTTCGAGATGATGCGGGCGCCAGTCGAGCGCGAGAGGGCCTCGAGCTCGGACTTCTTGGCGCGGCGCACGGCCAGGATACCCTCCTGAGCGAGGTAGTGCTGGGCCATGTCGTCGATGCCCTTCTGGCAGAAGACGACGTCGGCGCCGGCGTCGACGAGGTAGTCGACGTACTCCTTGAGCTGTTGCTCCTCCTGGTCGAGGAACTGCTGGAGCTGGTCGGGGTCGGTGACGTTGACCTCGGTGTCCAGCTCGGTCTCGGGGACCTCGATCGGCGTGTCCAGCAGGGCGATGTTGGCGTCCTCGACGGCGAAGGGCATGTTGTCGTGGACGCGTTCCTTGTCCACGATGACCCCCTCGACGAGTTCGGACTCGTCGGTGGCGCCGCCGACGACGGTCTCGATCTGGATGTTGTCGGTGTCGACGGTGCCGTCGTCGTCGGCGACAGACTGGACCGCGCGCACGACGAGCTCGGAGAGGACGTCCTTGGAGGACTCGGCGCC
The DNA window shown above is from Haloarcula halobia and carries:
- the thsA gene encoding thermosome subunit alpha encodes the protein MGNQPMIVLSEESQRTSGKDAQSMNITAGTAVAEAVRTTLGPKGMDKMLVDNSGSVVVTNDGVTILDEMDIEHPAANMIVEVAQTQEDEVGDGTTTAVVIAGELLSKAEELLDQDIHATILAQGYRQAAEKAKEILEENAIDVDPEDTQTLEKVAGTAMTGKGAESSKDVLSELVVRAVQSVADDDGTVDTDNIQIETVVGGATDESELVEGVIVDKERVHDNMPFAVEDANIALLDTPIEVPETELDTEVNVTDPDQLQQFLDQEEQQLKEYVDYLVDAGADVVFCQKGIDDMAQHYLAQEGILAVRRAKKSELEALSRSTGARIISNIKDVEADDLGFAGSVAQKDIAGDERIFVEDVEDAKAVTMILRGGTEHVVDEVERAIEDSLGVVAATLEDGKVLPGGGAPETQLALGLRDYADSVGGREQLAVEAFADAIDVIPRTLAENAGHDPIDSLVDLRSKHDGGAVTSGLDAYTGEVVDMEEDGVVEPLRVKTQAIESATEAAVMILRIDDVIAAGDLKGGQGDDDDDEGGAPGGPGGMGGGMGGGMGGMGGGMGGMM